The following are encoded in a window of Mycobacterium decipiens genomic DNA:
- a CDS encoding TetR/AcrR family transcriptional regulator, which produces MATARRRLSPEDRRAELLALGAEVFGKRPYDEVRIDEIAERAGVSRALMYHYFPDKRAFFAAVVKDEADRLYAATNKLPAPGLTMFEEIRTGVLAYMAYHQQNPEAAWAAYVGLGRSDPVLLGIDDEAKNRQMEHIISRIGEVVSGIPGSATLEPEVERDLRVIIFGWIAFTFELCRQRIMDPSTDAERLADACAHALLDAISRVPEIPPELAEAMATARL; this is translated from the coding sequence ATGGCGACAGCCAGAAGGCGGTTATCCCCAGAGGACCGCCGCGCTGAACTGCTCGCCCTGGGGGCGGAGGTCTTTGGGAAGCGGCCGTACGACGAGGTCCGCATCGACGAGATCGCCGAGCGAGCCGGGGTGTCGCGGGCACTGATGTATCACTACTTTCCGGACAAGCGCGCGTTCTTCGCCGCGGTCGTCAAGGACGAAGCCGACCGGCTGTACGCGGCCACCAACAAGCTGCCCGCCCCCGGGCTGACGATGTTCGAAGAGATTCGGACCGGCGTGCTGGCCTACATGGCCTATCACCAGCAGAACCCCGAGGCCGCGTGGGCCGCCTACGTCGGCTTGGGCCGGTCCGACCCGGTTCTGCTCGGCATCGACGACGAAGCCAAGAACCGCCAGATGGAACACATCATTTCCCGCATCGGCGAGGTCGTCAGCGGGATCCCGGGGAGCGCAACGCTGGAGCCGGAGGTCGAGCGTGACCTGCGGGTGATCATTTTCGGCTGGATCGCGTTCACCTTCGAGCTGTGCCGGCAGCGGATCATGGACCCGTCGACCGACGCGGAGCGGCTCGCCGACGCCTGCGCGCACGCGCTGCTGGACGCCATCTCCCGGGTGCCCGAGATTCCGCCCGAATTGGCCGAGGCGATGGCAACCGCGCGATTGTGA
- a CDS encoding aldehyde dehydrogenase family protein codes for MTSDQLRARVLAAFEAIGASNGSGVTLGEPGNHGLPASTPITGEVLFTVAPTTSEQADRTIAEAAGTFTTWRSTPAPRRGALVARLGELLTAHQNDLATLVTIEAGKITSEARGEVQEMIDICQFAVGLSRQLYGRTIASERPGHRLLETWHPLGVVGVITAFNFPVAVWAWNAAVALVCGDTVVWKPSELTPLTALACQVLLTRAAADVGAPSAVGGLLLGGAELGAQLVDDPRVALVSATGSVRMGQQVGPRVARRFGRVLLELGGNNAAIVAPSADLELAVRAVVFAAAGTAGQRCTSLRRLIVHRSVADNVVTRVVAAYRQLAIGDPSAPDTLVGPLIHETAYRDMVGALEQALADGGEVIGGDRRQGPPGAYYVTPAVVRMPSQTAIVATETFAPILYVLTYDDFHEAIALNNAVPQGLSSAIFTTDLREAECFLDESDCGIANVNIGTSGAEIGGAFGGEKETGGGRESGSDAWKAYMRRATNTVNYSSELPLAQGVKFG; via the coding sequence ATGACGTCCGACCAGTTGCGTGCCCGGGTGCTCGCCGCCTTCGAAGCGATCGGCGCCTCGAACGGATCAGGGGTCACCCTTGGCGAGCCGGGCAACCACGGCCTGCCCGCGAGCACACCGATCACCGGCGAGGTACTGTTCACCGTCGCGCCGACCACCTCGGAGCAGGCTGATCGCACGATCGCCGAGGCGGCCGGCACCTTTACGACATGGCGAAGCACCCCGGCCCCGCGGCGCGGCGCCCTGGTGGCCCGGCTCGGCGAGCTACTCACCGCACACCAGAACGACCTCGCGACACTGGTCACGATCGAAGCGGGCAAGATCACCTCCGAGGCACGCGGCGAAGTGCAGGAAATGATCGATATCTGCCAGTTCGCGGTCGGTCTGTCACGCCAGCTCTATGGCCGCACCATCGCTTCCGAGCGCCCAGGGCACCGGCTGCTGGAGACCTGGCATCCACTCGGGGTGGTGGGCGTGATCACCGCATTCAACTTCCCGGTCGCGGTCTGGGCGTGGAACGCCGCGGTGGCACTGGTCTGCGGCGACACGGTGGTGTGGAAGCCCTCGGAGTTGACGCCGTTGACGGCGCTGGCCTGCCAGGTGTTGCTCACCCGCGCCGCGGCCGATGTCGGTGCGCCTTCCGCGGTGGGCGGCCTGCTGCTGGGCGGCGCCGAGCTTGGTGCGCAACTCGTCGATGATCCGCGGGTTGCCTTGGTGTCGGCGACGGGTTCGGTGCGGATGGGCCAGCAGGTCGGTCCACGCGTTGCCCGGCGCTTCGGACGGGTGCTGCTGGAGTTGGGCGGCAATAACGCGGCAATTGTGGCGCCGTCGGCCGACCTGGAGCTGGCGGTGCGCGCCGTCGTGTTCGCCGCCGCCGGCACCGCCGGGCAACGCTGCACCAGCCTGCGCCGGCTGATTGTGCACCGCTCGGTGGCCGACAATGTGGTGACCCGCGTCGTCGCCGCCTATCGCCAGCTGGCGATCGGTGACCCGTCGGCCCCGGACACGCTGGTCGGCCCACTCATCCACGAAACCGCCTACCGCGACATGGTGGGAGCACTGGAACAGGCACTCGCCGACGGCGGCGAGGTCATCGGCGGTGACCGCCGCCAGGGCCCACCGGGCGCCTACTATGTCACGCCCGCTGTGGTCCGGATGCCCTCCCAGACGGCCATCGTGGCGACCGAAACGTTCGCACCGATCCTGTACGTACTAACCTACGACGACTTCCACGAGGCGATAGCGCTCAACAATGCTGTACCACAAGGACTTTCGTCGGCAATATTCACTACCGACCTGCGGGAGGCCGAGTGCTTCCTCGACGAATCCGACTGCGGTATCGCCAACGTCAACATCGGCACGTCGGGTGCGGAGATCGGCGGTGCCTTCGGCGGCGAAAAGGAGACCGGCGGCGGCCGCGAGTCCGGTTCGGACGCGTGGAAGGCATACATGCGCCGAGCCACCAACACCGTGAACTACTCGAGCGAGCTGCCACTGGCGCAGGGCGTGAAGTTCGGCTAA
- a CDS encoding VOC family protein, with the protein MSRPKKVATWQLRASFAAGLSAMYAAEVPAYGTLVEVSAQVNSDYVTCHPGAERLGSLQRVTAERHGAIRVGNPAELAAVADLFAAFGMLPVGYYDLRCADSPIPVVSTAFRPIDANELARNPFRVFTSMLAIEDRRYFDASLRTRVQAFLERRQLFKPALLAQARTIAADGGCDADEAQAFVAAAVAAFALSREPIEKSWYDELSRVSAVAADIAGVGSTHINHLTPRVLDIDDLYRRMTERGITMIDTIQGPPRTDGPDVLLRQTSFRALAEPRMFRDEDGTRAPGDLRVRFGEVEARGVALTPRGRERYDAAMAQLVGGRDPAPVAAAVWNRYFPSTDEEMASQGLAYYRGGDPSAPIVYEDFLPASAAGIFRSNLDRDSQTGDGPDDSGYDIDWLAGAIGRDIHDPYALYEAISTKR; encoded by the coding sequence ATGAGTCGGCCGAAAAAGGTGGCGACCTGGCAGCTGCGTGCGAGCTTCGCCGCTGGGCTGTCGGCCATGTATGCCGCCGAGGTTCCCGCCTACGGGACGCTGGTCGAGGTGAGCGCACAGGTCAACTCCGACTACGTGACGTGCCACCCGGGAGCCGAGCGGCTCGGCTCGCTTCAGCGAGTCACCGCCGAGCGCCACGGCGCCATCCGAGTGGGCAACCCGGCCGAACTTGCAGCCGTCGCCGACCTGTTCGCCGCCTTCGGGATGCTGCCGGTGGGCTACTACGACCTGCGCTGCGCTGACTCACCAATTCCGGTGGTGTCCACCGCTTTCCGCCCTATCGATGCAAACGAGCTGGCGCGCAACCCGTTTCGGGTGTTCACGTCGATGCTGGCGATCGAGGATCGGCGGTACTTCGATGCCAGCCTGCGCACCCGCGTGCAGGCCTTCCTCGAGCGTCGGCAACTCTTCAAACCCGCGTTGCTCGCCCAAGCCCGGACGATCGCGGCCGATGGCGGCTGCGACGCCGACGAGGCGCAGGCTTTCGTCGCTGCGGCGGTGGCAGCGTTCGCCCTGTCTCGGGAACCGATCGAAAAATCCTGGTACGACGAGTTGTCGCGGGTATCGGCGGTGGCCGCTGACATCGCTGGAGTCGGGTCCACGCACATCAACCATCTGACGCCTCGCGTGCTCGACATCGACGATCTGTACCGCCGGATGACCGAACGCGGCATCACCATGATCGACACCATCCAAGGGCCTCCCCGCACCGACGGACCCGATGTCCTGTTGCGGCAGACCTCATTTCGGGCGCTTGCCGAACCACGCATGTTTCGCGACGAGGACGGCACCCGCGCGCCGGGGGACCTGCGGGTGCGGTTCGGCGAGGTAGAGGCGCGCGGTGTCGCGTTGACCCCACGGGGGCGCGAACGCTACGACGCCGCGATGGCTCAGCTGGTCGGGGGCCGCGACCCGGCCCCGGTGGCCGCCGCAGTGTGGAACCGGTACTTCCCCTCAACCGATGAAGAGATGGCCAGCCAAGGCTTGGCGTACTACCGAGGCGGAGACCCGTCGGCACCCATCGTCTATGAAGACTTCCTGCCCGCTTCGGCGGCCGGCATCTTCCGCTCCAACCTGGACCGCGACTCGCAGACCGGTGACGGACCCGACGATTCCGGCTATGACATCGATTGGTTGGCCGGGGCCATCGGCCGCGACATTCACGATCCCTACGCGCTCTACGAAGCGATCTCTACGAAGCGATGA
- a CDS encoding Lrp/AsnC family transcriptional regulator: MNEALDDIDRILARELVSDGRATLSELASRAGLSVSAVQSRVRRLESRGVVRGYSARINPEAVGYVLSAFVAITPLDPSQPDDAPARLEHIEQIESCHSVAGEESYVLLVRVASARALEDLLQRIRTTANVRTRSTVILNTFYSDRQHIP; this comes from the coding sequence ATGAACGAGGCGCTCGACGATATCGATCGAATTCTGGCGCGCGAGCTGGTCAGCGACGGACGTGCCACGCTGTCAGAGTTGGCCAGCAGAGCCGGCCTGTCGGTCTCGGCGGTCCAATCGCGGGTGCGTCGGCTGGAGTCTCGTGGTGTGGTCCGGGGATATTCGGCCCGGATCAACCCCGAGGCGGTTGGGTATGTGCTGTCGGCGTTCGTGGCCATCACTCCTCTCGATCCGTCTCAACCAGATGATGCTCCCGCGCGGCTGGAACATATCGAGCAGATCGAGTCGTGTCACTCGGTGGCCGGCGAAGAGAGCTACGTCCTGCTGGTGCGCGTCGCTTCCGCCCGGGCGCTTGAGGATCTGCTGCAACGGATCCGGACCACGGCGAACGTGCGGACTCGAAGCACGGTCATTTTGAACACTTTTTACAGCGATAGGCAGCATATACCGTAA
- the lat gene encoding L-lysine 6-transaminase yields MTAAVKSTRLAVTQPEPDRVHEVLGRSILVDGFDMVLDLTRSVGSCLVDARTGRRYLDMFSFVASSALGMNHPALADDEEFHAELMAAALNKPSNSDVYSVAMARFVETFARVLGDPELPHLFFVEGGALAVENALKVAFDWKSRHNEAHGIDPALGAQVLHLRGAFHGRSGYTLSLTNTKPVITARFPKFDWPRIDAPYTRPGLDGPAMDELEAESLRQARAAFERHPHDIACFVAEPIQGEGGDRHFRPAFFAAMRELCDEYDALLIFDEVQTGCGLTGTPWAYQQLSAEPDVVAFGKKTQVCGVMAGRRVDEIADNVFAVPSRLNSTWGGNLADMVRSRRILEVIEAEGLFERAAEQGSYLRSRLDELADDFPAVVLDPRGRGLMCAFSLPTTADRDELIRQLWQRAVIVLPAGATGVRFRPALTVSRADIDSAMAAVRSALSAVT; encoded by the coding sequence ATGACCGCCGCCGTGAAGTCGACTCGCCTTGCCGTTACGCAACCAGAACCGGACCGAGTCCATGAGGTGCTGGGGCGCAGCATCCTGGTCGACGGTTTCGACATGGTGCTCGATCTGACCCGTTCCGTCGGTTCATGTCTGGTCGACGCTAGAACGGGTCGGCGCTATCTGGACATGTTCTCGTTCGTTGCATCGTCGGCGCTGGGTATGAATCACCCGGCGCTGGCCGACGACGAGGAGTTCCATGCCGAGCTCATGGCGGCCGCACTGAACAAGCCCAGCAATTCCGACGTGTACTCGGTGGCGATGGCCCGCTTCGTCGAGACCTTCGCCCGCGTCCTGGGTGACCCGGAACTGCCGCACCTGTTCTTCGTCGAAGGGGGCGCCCTGGCGGTGGAGAACGCGCTCAAAGTCGCGTTCGACTGGAAAAGCAGGCACAACGAGGCACATGGAATCGACCCCGCACTGGGTGCTCAAGTGCTCCACCTGCGCGGAGCATTTCACGGCCGCAGCGGCTACACCCTCTCGCTGACCAACACCAAGCCGGTCATTACGGCTCGCTTCCCGAAGTTCGACTGGCCGCGCATCGACGCGCCGTACACGCGGCCCGGACTGGACGGGCCCGCGATGGACGAGCTGGAAGCCGAGTCGCTGCGCCAGGCCCGAGCGGCGTTCGAGAGGCACCCGCACGACATCGCGTGCTTCGTGGCCGAACCCATCCAGGGGGAGGGGGGTGACCGGCATTTCCGGCCCGCGTTCTTCGCTGCGATGCGCGAGCTGTGCGACGAATACGACGCACTGCTGATCTTCGACGAGGTGCAGACCGGTTGCGGGTTGACCGGAACCCCCTGGGCCTACCAGCAACTGAGTGCCGAACCCGACGTCGTGGCGTTTGGCAAGAAGACGCAGGTCTGCGGAGTAATGGCCGGTCGCCGGGTCGACGAGATCGCCGACAATGTGTTCGCGGTCCCGTCACGGCTCAACTCGACGTGGGGCGGCAACCTTGCCGACATGGTGCGCTCGCGCCGCATCCTGGAGGTGATCGAAGCCGAGGGCCTGTTCGAGCGGGCGGCCGAGCAAGGCAGCTATCTGCGCAGCCGGCTCGACGAACTCGCCGATGACTTCCCGGCAGTCGTACTCGATCCGCGCGGCCGGGGCCTGATGTGTGCGTTCAGCCTGCCAACCACCGCCGACCGCGACGAGTTGATCCGCCAGTTGTGGCAACGCGCGGTGATTGTGCTGCCGGCCGGTGCAACCGGCGTTCGGTTCCGCCCCGCACTGACCGTTTCGCGTGCTGATATCGACTCCGCGATGGCCGCGGTGCGCAGCGCGTTGTCGGCGGTGACGTAG
- the usfY gene encoding protein UsfY has translation MGDTYRDPVDHLRTTRPLAGESLIDVLHWPGYLLIVAGVIGGVGSLAAFGTGHHVEGMTSGVVAISLAVVGLAWLAFEHRRIRRIANRWYAEHPEVRPQRLAS, from the coding sequence ATGGGGGACACCTATCGTGACCCGGTCGACCACCTGCGGACGACACGGCCACTTGCCGGCGAGTCGCTGATCGACGTGCTGCACTGGCCTGGGTACCTCTTGATCGTTGCCGGTGTGATCGGCGGCGTCGGATCTCTTGCGGCGTTCGGTACCGGACATCACGTCGAGGGCATGACTTCTGGCGTGGTGGCGATTTCCCTTGCGGTGGTTGGGTTGGCGTGGCTGGCGTTCGAGCATCGGCGGATACGCAGAATCGCCAATCGTTGGTACGCCGAACATCCCGAAGTCAGGCCGCAGCGGCTGGCCAGCTAG
- a CDS encoding ATP-binding protein, giving the protein MTDADLRTNRRQRGARAVELNVAARLENLALLRTLVGAIGTFEDLDFDAVADLRLAVDEVCTRLIRSASPNATLSLVVDPRDDELVVEASAACDTHDVVAPGSFSWHVLTSLADDVQTFHDGRQPDATGSVFGITLTARRAASTR; this is encoded by the coding sequence ATGACCGATGCGGATCTGCGCACCAACAGACGCCAACGAGGTGCCCGCGCCGTTGAGCTGAATGTTGCTGCACGCCTGGAGAACCTGGCGCTGCTGCGCACCCTGGTTGGTGCCATCGGTACTTTCGAGGACTTGGATTTCGACGCGGTGGCAGACCTTAGGCTGGCGGTTGACGAGGTGTGCACCCGGTTGATCCGCTCGGCCTCGCCGAACGCCACCCTCAGCCTGGTGGTCGATCCGCGAGACGACGAACTTGTGGTCGAGGCTTCTGCTGCCTGCGATACCCACGACGTGGTGGCGCCGGGCAGCTTCAGCTGGCATGTGCTGACCTCGCTGGCTGATGACGTCCAGACGTTCCACGACGGTCGTCAGCCTGATGCAACCGGCAGTGTCTTCGGCATCACGTTGACCGCCCGACGGGCGGCCTCCACCCGGTGA
- a CDS encoding RNA polymerase sigma factor SigF produces MTARAAGGSASPHSEYADVPEMFRELAGFAGDSLEFQRHRDKIVERCLPLADHIARRFEGRGEPRDDLVQVARVGLVNAVVRFDVETGSDFVSFAVPTIMGEVRRHFRDNSWSVKVPRRLKELHLRLGAATADLSQRLGRAPTASELAVELGMDRAEVVEGLVAGSSYNTLSIDSGSGSDDDAARAIADTLGDVDAGLDQIENREALRPLLQALPERERMVLVLRFFESMTQTQIAERVGISQMHVSRLLAKSLAQLRDQLQ; encoded by the coding sequence GTGACGGCGCGCGCTGCCGGCGGTTCTGCGTCGCCACATAGCGAATACGCCGACGTTCCGGAGATGTTTCGTGAGCTGGCCGGTTTCGCTGGCGACTCGCTGGAATTCCAGCGGCACCGGGACAAGATCGTGGAGCGGTGTTTGCCGCTGGCCGATCACATCGCGCGCCGTTTCGAGGGCCGCGGCGAACCACGCGACGACCTGGTTCAGGTCGCGCGGGTCGGGTTGGTCAACGCCGTGGTTCGCTTCGATGTCGAGACCGGATCCGACTTCGTCTCCTTCGCGGTTCCGACCATTATGGGCGAGGTTCGACGACACTTCCGCGACAACAGCTGGTCGGTCAAGGTTCCCCGGCGTCTTAAGGAACTGCATCTGCGGCTGGGCGCCGCCACCGCCGATCTGTCGCAACGGCTCGGGCGTGCGCCCACCGCATCGGAACTCGCGGTGGAACTCGGGATGGACCGCGCCGAGGTTGTCGAAGGTCTGGTGGCGGGCAGTTCCTACAACACCTTGTCCATCGACAGTGGTAGCGGCAGCGACGACGACGCCGCCCGGGCAATCGCAGACACCCTGGGTGACGTGGATGCGGGTCTCGACCAGATCGAGAATCGCGAGGCGCTTCGTCCATTGCTCCAGGCACTGCCCGAGCGGGAACGAATGGTGTTGGTGCTCAGGTTCTTCGAGTCGATGACGCAAACGCAGATCGCCGAGCGGGTCGGCATCTCACAGATGCACGTATCCCGGCTGTTGGCGAAGTCGCTAGCGCAACTGCGGGATCAGCTTCAGTAG
- a CDS encoding STAS domain-containing protein, which produces MEPTMPVTQSWQKSHTAEFTARWGPSVALVSVSGELDATNADQLANYVQRCARNCSWLVLDLRGVDFIGTAGFSALHRINVMCSAADVHWGMVPSQAVCRLLRICDPDGALPTAEPENGAGQRQPRLLKLIPQLR; this is translated from the coding sequence ATGGAGCCAACAATGCCTGTGACCCAATCTTGGCAAAAGAGCCACACCGCTGAGTTCACCGCCCGTTGGGGACCCTCAGTCGCTTTGGTCAGCGTATCCGGTGAGCTCGACGCCACCAACGCCGATCAGCTCGCCAACTACGTCCAGCGCTGCGCCCGGAATTGCAGCTGGCTGGTGCTGGATCTGCGTGGCGTGGATTTCATTGGTACTGCCGGCTTTTCGGCACTCCACCGGATCAACGTCATGTGCTCGGCCGCAGACGTGCACTGGGGAATGGTACCTAGCCAGGCAGTGTGCCGGCTATTGCGGATCTGCGACCCCGACGGCGCGCTGCCGACAGCGGAACCGGAAAACGGGGCCGGACAAAGACAGCCGCGGCTACTGAAGCTGATCCCGCAGTTGCGCTAG
- a CDS encoding acetyl/propionyl/methylcrotonyl-CoA carboxylase subunit alpha has protein sequence MASHASSRISKVLVANRGEIAVRVIRGARDAGLPSVAVYAEPDAEAPHVRLADEAFALGGQTSAESYLDIAKILDAAAKSGANAIHPGYGFLAENAEFAQAVIDAGLIWIGPSPQSIRDLGDKVTARHIAARAQAPLVPGTPDPVKNADEVVAFAHEYGVPIAIKAAFGGGGKGMKVARSIDEIPELFESATREAVAAFGRGECFVERYLDKPRHVEAQVIADQHGNVIVAGTRDCSLQRRFQKLVEEAPAPFLTDAQRKEIHESAKRICKEAHYYGAGTVEYLVGQDGLISFLEVNTRLQVEHPVTEETAGIDLVLQQFKIANGEKLDLAEDPTPRGHAIEFRINGEDAGRNFLPAPGPVTMFHPPSGPGVRVDSGVETGSVIGGQFDSMLAKLIVYGADRTEALARARRALDEFKVEGLATVIPFHRAVVSDPAFIGDDSGFAVHTRWIETEWNNTVEPFTGGEPLDDEDARPRQKVVVEIDGRRIEVSLPADLALSNGGGCDPVGTSGVVRRKPKPRKRGAHAGAAASGDAVTAPMQGTVVKVAVEEGQEVATGDLVVVLEAMKMENPVTAHKDGTITGLAVEAGAAITQGTVLAEIK, from the coding sequence GTGGCTAGTCACGCCAGCTCGAGGATCTCCAAGGTTCTCGTCGCCAATCGCGGCGAGATCGCAGTCCGGGTGATCCGGGGGGCCCGCGATGCCGGCCTGCCCAGCGTGGCCGTCTACGCCGAACCCGACGCCGAGGCTCCGCACGTTCGTCTGGCCGACGAGGCGTTCGCCCTGGGCGGTCAGACCTCGGCGGAGTCCTACCTCGACATCGCCAAGATCCTCGACGCGGCCGCCAAGTCCGGCGCCAACGCCATCCACCCCGGCTACGGCTTCCTGGCGGAGAACGCCGAGTTCGCCCAGGCCGTGATCGATGCCGGCCTGATCTGGATCGGCCCCAGCCCGCAGTCGATCCGTGACCTCGGCGACAAGGTCACCGCCCGTCACATCGCGGCCCGCGCCCAGGCTCCACTGGTGCCCGGGACCCCCGACCCGGTCAAGAACGCCGACGAGGTGGTGGCCTTCGCCCACGAGTACGGCGTGCCGATCGCGATCAAGGCGGCCTTCGGCGGCGGCGGCAAGGGCATGAAGGTGGCCCGCAGCATCGACGAGATCCCCGAACTGTTCGAGTCGGCCACCCGTGAGGCCGTCGCCGCGTTCGGCCGCGGCGAGTGCTTCGTGGAGCGCTACCTGGACAAACCCCGCCATGTCGAAGCGCAGGTGATCGCCGATCAGCACGGCAACGTCATCGTCGCCGGCACCCGGGACTGTTCATTGCAGCGCCGCTTCCAAAAGCTCGTCGAAGAGGCGCCGGCCCCGTTCCTGACGGACGCGCAGCGCAAGGAGATCCACGAATCGGCGAAACGGATCTGCAAAGAGGCCCACTACTACGGCGCCGGAACCGTCGAGTACCTGGTCGGCCAGGACGGACTGATTTCCTTCCTGGAGGTCAATACCCGCCTCCAGGTCGAACACCCGGTCACCGAGGAAACCGCGGGCATCGACTTGGTCCTGCAGCAGTTCAAGATCGCCAACGGCGAGAAGTTGGACCTGGCCGAGGACCCCACCCCCCGCGGGCATGCCATCGAATTCCGGATCAACGGCGAGGACGCGGGACGCAACTTCCTGCCCGCCCCCGGACCGGTGACGATGTTCCATCCGCCCAGCGGCCCGGGTGTGCGGGTGGATTCCGGTGTCGAAACCGGCTCGGTGATCGGTGGCCAATTCGACTCGATGCTGGCCAAGCTGATCGTGTACGGCGCCGACCGCACCGAGGCGCTGGCGCGGGCCCGACGCGCGCTGGACGAGTTCAAGGTCGAAGGCCTGGCCACCGTCATCCCGTTCCACCGCGCGGTGGTGTCCGACCCGGCATTCATCGGTGACGACAGCGGCTTCGCGGTACACACCCGCTGGATTGAGACCGAGTGGAACAACACCGTCGAACCCTTCACCGGCGGCGAACCGCTCGACGACGAGGACGCCCGGCCGCGGCAGAAGGTGGTCGTCGAAATCGATGGCCGGCGGATCGAGGTTTCGCTGCCCGCCGATCTCGCGCTGTCCAACGGCGGCGGTTGCGACCCGGTCGGTACGAGCGGTGTCGTTCGGCGCAAGCCCAAGCCACGTAAGCGGGGTGCGCACGCCGGCGCGGCCGCCTCGGGAGACGCGGTGACCGCACCTATGCAGGGCACCGTGGTGAAGGTAGCGGTCGAAGAAGGACAGGAGGTCGCAACCGGCGACCTCGTTGTGGTCCTTGAGGCGATGAAGATGGAGAACCCAGTCACCGCGCACAAGGACGGCACCATCACCGGACTGGCGGTCGAGGCCGGTGCCGCCATCACCCAAGGTACGGTGCTCGCCGAGATCAAGTAG
- a CDS encoding SufE family protein, with protein sequence MSLPAPLAEVVSDFAEVQGQDKLTLLLEFANELPALPSHLVESAMEPVPECQSPLFLHVDVSDPNRVRLHFSAPAEAPTTRGFASILAAGLDEQPAADILAVPEDFYTDLGLAALISPLRLRGMSAMLARIKRRVREAG encoded by the coding sequence ATGAGTCTGCCCGCGCCGCTGGCCGAGGTGGTGTCCGACTTCGCCGAAGTCCAGGGCCAGGACAAGCTGACGCTGCTGCTGGAATTCGCGAACGAGCTGCCGGCGCTTCCTTCGCACCTGGTCGAGTCCGCTATGGAGCCTGTCCCCGAGTGCCAGTCCCCGCTGTTTTTGCATGTCGACGTGAGTGATCCGAACCGGGTGCGCCTGCACTTCAGCGCGCCGGCCGAAGCGCCAACCACCCGTGGGTTCGCCTCGATCCTCGCCGCCGGTCTGGACGAGCAACCCGCCGCCGACATCTTGGCGGTGCCCGAGGATTTCTACACCGACCTGGGTCTGGCCGCGCTGATCAGTCCGCTGCGGTTGCGGGGCATGTCGGCGATGCTGGCCCGGATCAAGCGACGAGTGCGCGAAGCGGGCTGA
- a CDS encoding sulfurtransferase gives MPLPPDPSPTLSAYAHPERLVTADWLSANMGSSGLVIVESDEDVLLYDVGHIPGAVKIDWHTDLNDPRVRDYINGEQFAELMDRKGIARDDTVVIYGDKSNWWAAYALWVFTLFGHADVRLLNGGRDLWLGEGRETTLAVPTKTSTGYPVVQRNDAPIRAFKDDVLAILGSQPLIDVRSPDEYTGKRTHMPDYPEEGALRAGHIPTARSIPWGMAVDETSRFRGRGELDELYGFLDPNDKTVVYCRIGERSSHTWFVLTHLLGKPDVRNYDGSWTEWGNTVRVPIVAGEEPGAVPV, from the coding sequence GTGCCGCTACCCCCAGATCCAAGCCCCACCCTGTCGGCCTACGCCCACCCCGAACGGTTGGTCACCGCTGACTGGCTGTCGGCCAATATGGGTTCGTCCGGCCTGGTGATCGTCGAATCCGACGAGGACGTTCTGCTCTACGACGTCGGCCACATCCCCGGCGCGGTCAAGATCGACTGGCACACTGATCTCAACGACCCGAGGGTGCGTGACTACATCAACGGCGAACAGTTCGCCGAACTGATGGACCGCAAGGGCATCGCCCGCGATGACACCGTGGTGATCTACGGCGACAAGAGCAACTGGTGGGCGGCCTACGCGTTGTGGGTATTCACGTTGTTCGGCCACGCCGATGTGCGACTGCTCAACGGCGGACGTGACCTATGGCTTGGCGAAGGCCGGGAGACCACGCTCGCGGTGCCGACCAAGACGTCCACCGGCTATCCCGTCGTGCAGCGCAACGACGCCCCGATCCGCGCGTTCAAGGACGACGTGCTGGCCATCCTGGGCAGCCAGCCGCTGATCGACGTCCGCTCCCCCGACGAGTACACCGGCAAGCGCACCCACATGCCCGATTACCCTGAGGAAGGGGCGCTGCGCGCGGGCCACATTCCCACCGCGAGGTCAATCCCGTGGGGGATGGCGGTCGACGAAACCAGTCGGTTCCGCGGTCGCGGCGAGCTCGACGAGCTCTACGGCTTCCTCGACCCGAACGACAAGACCGTTGTCTATTGCCGCATCGGGGAACGGTCCAGCCATACCTGGTTCGTGCTCACCCACCTGCTGGGCAAACCCGACGTGCGGAACTACGACGGCTCGTGGACCGAGTGGGGTAATACCGTGCGAGTGCCGATCGTTGCCGGCGAAGAACCGGGAGCTGTACCGGTCTGA